GCAATCCGGTTTGCGGATTGGTATCAACTAATACATCGGCTTCATAAACCTCCTTTACATTGGATTCTGTGATTATATCCCCGGGAGTTCCTATACAGTGGACAGTTCCTTTACTTAAAAGCATGACCCTATCACAAAAAATAGAAGCTAAATTCACATCGTGAGTCACAGCTACAACCGTCAGTCCTTCTTCCCGATTTAAGGTCTTTATTAAATCAAAAAAGGCTACTTGATGCTTGATGTCTAAATAGGCTGTGGATTCATCGAGGAGTATGATCTGTGGCTGCTGGGCCAGTGCCCTTGCAATCAGTACCCTCTGCCTTTCACCCCCGCTTAATTCATTGATACTTCGAGTTGAAAATGAAAGGGTATCTGTCATCTCCATGGCATCTCTGACTATCGCATAGTCTTTCTCCCCTTCAAAACTAAGTCTACCAAGATAGGGTGATCTCCCCATCAAGACCACCTCCAATACAGTAAAAGGAAAAACAAGAGAAGTCTCCTGGGGAACCATACCTACAATCCTGGCTAACTCTCTTCTATTTGTATCCTTGATATTTGTCCCATTGATAAAGACATCTCCTTTTCCCATGGTAAGGGTTCTGTTAAGGCTCTTTAATAAGGTCGTCTTTCCAGAACCATTTGGACCAATTACCCCCAAAAGTTCCCCCTTCTTAACACCAAATGAGATATCCCTGAGCACCCATTCATGAACATACTTGAAGCTTACTCGAGAAACCTTGATTATATCCATAAATCAGACTCCTTTTCTTCGCAACAAGTAGATAAAAAATGGGGCCCCGAAGATAGCTGTTATCACCCCCACAGGTAATTCCACAGGGGCAATTATGGTTCTTGCCATGGTATCCGCTATAACCAAGAAAGAAAGTCCAAAAAGAGCTGAGGCAGGCAAAAGAAGGCGGTGATCTGAACCAAATACCATACGCATCATGTGGGGAACGACAAGTCCCACGAAACCAATAACACCACTTACTGAAACAACCACCCCCGTAATTAAAGATGCAGTGATAAGCAAAAGTCTCCTTACCCTCTCCACCTCGACTCCCAGCTGGAGGGCAGTCTCTTCCCCTGTAACGATCAGGTTCAGGGGATGGGCATTCAAATAGATAATAAGGCATCCAATAATAACAAAGGGGGTAACAATTATAATCTCGTTGTACTTTGACAGGCTTAAATCCCCCATTAACCAAAAGATAATACTATGAAGCCTCTCATCATGGGTAATGGACACCAAAAACATTATAATGGCAGAAAAGAAAGAACCAACTATTACACCTGCTAAAAGTAAAGTATTAGTTTGAAGTCTATATCCTGTCCTTGCAATGCCCAATACCAGTAAAATGGTCAACAGTGCCCCACAGAAAGAAGCAACGGGAATACTCAAGAA
The DNA window shown above is from Thermodesulfobacteriota bacterium and carries:
- a CDS encoding iron ABC transporter permease: MVVTLRKVVLVSLALVFVFIIVAILSISLGTADIGLMKILRGIFGEGTVPIRGWTDTDRVIIFQVRLPRIILAGIVGATLSVAGVVFQALFRNPLADPYILGISSGSAVGAILAIISGAGLGFLSIPVASFCGALLTILLVLGIARTGYRLQTNTLLLAGVIVGSFFSAIIMFLVSITHDERLHSIIFWLMGDLSLSKYNEIIIVTPFVIIGCLIIYLNAHPLNLIVTGEETALQLGVEVERVRRLLLITASLITGVVVSVSGVIGFVGLVVPHMMRMVFGSDHRLLLPASALFGLSFLVIADTMARTIIAPVELPVGVITAIFGAPFFIYLLRRKGV